One region of Alosa alosa isolate M-15738 ecotype Scorff River chromosome 1, AALO_Geno_1.1, whole genome shotgun sequence genomic DNA includes:
- the ccl20a.4 gene encoding C-C motif chemokine 7 — MPIITYQLYNLELTLGSKDIEDMAKFTFCALLGLLLVCAAMGNSKPFRGDRCCTKFQSDPLPLERIRGYSLDRPGKCRLNAVKFYTIKDRVVCANPTVPWAIDAMNFIRNQTASA, encoded by the exons ATGCCCATCATCACTTATCAGCTTTACAATCTAGAACTTACTTTGGGATCCAAGGACATTGAAGACATGGCAAAGTTTACTTTCTGCGCTCTGCTCGGGCTTCTACTGGTCTGCGCCGCCATGGGGAACAGCA AACCATTTAGAGGCGACAGGTGCTGCACAAAATTCCAGTCGGACCCACTGCCTTTGGAGAGAATCCGTGGTTACAGTTTGGATCGCCCTGGGAAATGTCGCCTCAATGCAGTCAA GTTCTACACTATAAAGGACAGAGTTGTTTGTGCCAATCCAACAGTGCCGTGGGCAATAGATGCCATGAATTTTATCAG gAACCAAACTGCATCAGCTTAA
- the capn10 gene encoding calpain-10 — translation MEPQDEAACLFEDPDFPSEASSLCSSDVTPISALQGDITWLRPQDICQSPRLFPLDPPKAHAKQGILGDCWLLCACTMLLKNKDLMDQVLPAGQPQWGEQGYSGRFLLHFWQRGAWVEVQVDDRLPCIDNKLCFSQCLCPSAFWVALLEKAYAKLHGSYEALWAGQVCEALVDLSGGVAERWSLRHSTGVREQEEEREDRGDAPPPARRRKELKLPQAVKEGCAISCSLHNNTGGVSEQWQYHAMSVLEWRDVQTVAGETECLLRIRNPWGRRCWSGAWAENGTGWKTLEPACALDLLSRTQQGEFWVNMEEFLKEFDEVTVGYPIIDGHLQSIYTGAVLAHRQQARGRWLRGQSAGGCRNSSSYASNPKFWLRLGEPAEVLLCLLQHDPEERTMVPSRDGTRHGGTTPRGVRGLERRHQHAIGLHMWKIEKKHLNLSRTLNRAPCASTHSHAYEREVMLQAQLSAGFHLLIPSTFQQGAQASFLLRVYSSSPTTLSAVRMREAVAPSSSEGEWETSSCHGSWTPGSSAGGSRNFPSHGQNPRFPLTVTYDPGGPNVRVTLCQNCSESACQAIGFHIYKVLDGGAGMSLDQEPVASCVPHCYSQEVSLACSLRTGAYTIIPSTYQPDCSGHFTLTLARRIHRKVVQSQESLGSAIQEVSYISLMRC, via the exons ATGGAGCCCCAGGATGAGGCTGCCTGCTTGTTTGAGGACCCTGATTTCCCTTCGGAAGCGTCCTCCCTGTGCTCATCAGATGTCACACCCATCTCTGCACTGCAAGGAGACATCACTTGGCTCCGTCCCCAG GACATTTGTCAGTCTCCTCGGCTTTTCCCGCTTGACCCACCCAAGGCTCATGCCAAgcaaggcattctgggagaTTGTTGGTTGTTGTGTGCCTGCACTATGCTGCTGAAGAACAAGGACTTGATGGACCAG GTGCTGCCAGCAGGTCAGCCGCAGTGGGGGGAGCAGGGCTACTCAGGGCGCTTCTTACTGCACTTCTGGCAGAGGGGTGCGTGGGTGGAGGTCCAGGTGGATGACCGCCTGCCCTGCATCGACAACAAGCTCTGCTTCTCCCAGTGCCTGTGTCCCAGTGCCTTCTGggttgcactgctggagaaggcGTATGCCAA GCTGCACGGCTCCTACGAGGCCCTATGGGCGGGCCAGGTGTGTGAGGCGCTGGTGGACCTGAGCGGAGGTGTGGCAGAGCGCTGGAGCCTCCGACACTCCACAGGGGTcagggagcaggaggaggaaagagaggacagaggagacgCACCACCTCCTgccaggaggagaaaggagcTGAAGCTGCCTCAGGCAGTGAAAGAGGGCTGCGCCATCAGCTGTTCCTTACACAACAACACAGGag GTGTCAGTGAGCAGTGGCAGTACCATGCCATGAGTGTGCTGGAGTGGAGAGATGTGCAGACTGTTGCCGGGGAAACAGAATGTTTACTCAGAATCAGGAACCCATGGGGGAGACGGTGCTGGAGTGGGGCCTGGGCAGAGAA TGGTACTGGCTGGAAAACCCTGGAGCCAGCCTGTGCCCTGGACCTTCTCAGCCGAACTCAACAAGGGGAATTCTGGGTCAACATGGAAGAGTTCCTGAAGGAATTTGATGAGGTCACGGTGGGCTATCCAATCATTGATGGACATCTACAAAGCATTTATACTG GAGCTGTCCTGGCCCACAGGCAGCAGGCACGAGGCCGCTGGCTGAGGGGTCAGTCGGCGGGCGGCTGTcgcaacagcagcagctacgCCTCCAACCCAAAATTCTGGCTGAGGCTGGGAGAGCCTGCTGAGGTGCTGCTGTGTCTTTTGCAGCATGACCCAGAGGAGCGGACCATGGTGCCCAGCCGCGATGGGACGAGACATGGGGGCACCACGCCGCGGGGGGTTAGAGGTCTGGAGCGCAGACACCAGCACGCTATCGGGCTCCACATGTGGAAG ATAGAGAAAAAACACTTGAACCTGTCGCGTACGCTAAACCGTGCCCCATGTGCGAGCACACACTCGCATGCGTACGAGCGTGAGGTGATGCTTCAGGCTCAGCTCAGCGCTGGCTTCCACCTGCTCATTCCCAGCACCTTCCAGCAGGGGGCACAGGCGAGCTTCCTGCTGAGGGTCTACTCCTCCAGCCCCACCACCCTCAG CGCAGTGAGAATGAGGGAGGCTGTTGCGCCATCCAGTTCGGAGGGGGAGTGGGAGACCAGCAGCTGCCATGGCTCATGGACGCCCGGCTCGTCTGCGGGGGGTAGCCGGAACTTTCCGTCTCATGGGCAGAACCCCCGATTCCCTCTCACTGTGACCTATGACCCAGGCGGACCCAACGTCAGGGTCACACTGTGCCAGAACTGCTCTGAGTCAGCCTGTCAGGCCATTGGCTTTCACATTTATAAG GTCCTTGACGGTGGAGCAGGCATGTCTTTGGACCAGGAGCCAGTGGCCAGCTGCGTGCCTCACTGCTACTCCCAAGAAGTGAGTCTGGCCTGCAGCCTGAGAACCGGCGCCTACACCATCATCCCTTCCACCTACCAGCCAGACTGTAGTGGTCACTTCACCCTCACCCTGGCCCGCAGAATACACAG AAAAGTGGTACAGAGCCAGGAAAGCCTGGGATCAGCCATACAGGAG GTTTCTTACATCTCTCTGATGCGCTGCTAG
- the eif4e2 gene encoding eukaryotic translation initiation factor 4E type 2: protein MNNKFDALKDDDSGDHDQDNVSPKDCEKEKSEDEEKDPSAAKRKVVIPGAGEHPLQYNYTFWYSRRTPGRPASSQSYEQNIKQIGSFASVEQFWRFYSHMIRPGDLTGHSDFHLFKEGIKPMWEDDANKSGGKWIIRLRKGLASRCWENLILAMLGEQFMVGEEICGAVVSVRFQEDIISIWNKTASDQATTARIRDTLRRVLNLPPNTIMEYKTHTDSIKAWEDFHGLVNASGGR from the exons ATGAACAACAAATTTGACGC TCTGAAAGATGATGACAGTGGCGACCATGACCAAGACAATGTCTCACCGAAAGActgtgaaaaggaaaaaagtgaagatgAGGAGAAGGACCCAAGCGCTGCCAAGAGAAAA gtagTGATTCCGGGGGCAGGGGAACACCCTCTGCAGTATAACTACACCTTTTGGTACTCCCGTCGCACTCCAGGACGGCCCGCTAGCTCTCAGAGCTACGAGCAGAACATCAAACAGATCGGCAGCTTTGCCTCG GTGGAGCAGTTCTGGCGATTTTACAGTCATATGATCAGACCAGGTGATCTGACTGGCCATAGTGATTTCCACCTGTTCAAGGAGGGCATCAAACCGATGTGGGAG GACGATGCCAATAAGAGCGGGGGGAAGTGGATCATCCGTCTGCGTAAGGGCCTGGCGTCGCGCTGCTGGGAGAACCTCATCCTGGCCATGCTGGGGGAGCAGTTCATGGTGGGCGAGGAGATCTGCGGAGCCGTGGTGTCCGTGCGCTTCCAG GAGGATATCATATCCATATGGAACAAAACGGCCAGTGACCAGGCCACCACCGCACGCATTAGAGACACGCTACGCCGAGTTCTCAACCTGCCCCCCAACACCATCATGGAGTACAAGACGCACACAGACAGCATCAA GGCTTGGGAAGACTTCCATGGCCTTGTGAATGCTAGTGGGGGACGCTAA
- the LOC125291943 gene encoding phospholipid scramblase family member 5 encodes MSAVTDQPHPFGGLEREKHIRMVYHAFHRCWGGRADVQGSTTSLCPEMGALPGPAEPESQAIVLHQGEQGPSGVAGPRAGASGLEMDILERRDCWQEPGTARGLTALRAVSQLHITTKPEARGPQCVPRRIYNIANDNKDQVFVVVEESSCVCLQCCGPARSCSLQGFDRLAQQAFHFERPLRADTCCLGCCLMEMRAYSAERQLIGTVHQRWSMFTPYFEVCDSDGSLAVRIQGPCCPLRCLSNQEFQVVSTLGETIGSIWKKWPGFNEECNMDHEYFGLVVPQEMALNTKVLLLAATFLLNYMFFEMS; translated from the exons ATGTCAGCCGTCACTGACCAACCACACCCGTTCGgagggctggagagagagaagcacatcCGCATGGTGTACCATGCCTTCCACAGATGCTGGGGAGGCCGCGCTGATGTGCAGGGCTCGACCACCTCTCTCTGCCCAGAGATGGGAGCCCTCCCTGGGCCCGCGGAGCCTGAGAGCCAGGCGATAGTGCTCCACCAGGGAGAGCAGGGTCCGAGCGGGGTGGCCGGGCCCAGAGCGGGAGCGTCGGGTTTGGAGATGGACATCCTGGAGAGGAGGGACTGCTGGCAGGAGCCAGGCACAGCCAGGGGTCTCACTGCTCTCAGAGCGGTCAGTCAACTGCACATCACAACCAAACCAGAAGCAAGAG GTCCACAGTGTGTCCCGCGAAGAATCTACAATATTGCCAATGACAACAAAGATCAAGTCTTTGTGGTGGTTGAAG agagctcctgtgtgtgtctgcagtgctGTGGTCCAGCGCGCTCCTGTTCCCTGCAGGGCTTTGACCGGCTGGCCCAGCAGGCCTTCCATTTTGAGCGGCCGCTGCGGGCCGACACGTGCTGCCTCGGCTGCTGCCTGATGGAAATGAGGGCCTACTCGGCAGAGAGGCAGCTCATCGGTACCGTGCACCAGAG ATGGAGCATGTTCACACCCTATTTTGAGGTGTGTGATTCGGACGGAAGTCTGGCCGTGAGGATCCAGGGCCCCTGCTGTCCCCTGCGCTGCCTCTCCAACCAAGAGTTTCAG GTGGTGTCCACGCTTGGCGAGACGATCGGCAGCATATGGAAGAAATGGCCTGGCTTTAATGAAGAATGTAACATGGACCATGAATATTTCGGACTGGTCG TCCCACAGGAGATGGCTCTGAACACCAAAGTGCTCCTGCTAGCTGCCACCTTCCTGCTG aATTACATGTTCTTTGAGATGAGCTGA
- the chrng gene encoding acetylcholine receptor subunit gamma, which produces MVTQSISLDRSEMCSPASSALLWAVILLFLTGALGANLEGALYRDLMKGYSRNIRPAEKYGDITEVKLKMTLTNLISLNEKEEALTTSVWMEMQWCDYRLRWDDKPQYKVYNNITRMRIPSKHIWLPDVGLENNIDGQFEVALYVNALIDPDGCVTWIPPAIYQSSCPILVHYFPFDWQNCTMVFRSQTYSANEINLVLMFEDNITMAWVEIDPQAFTENGEWVIKHRPAKKIVNERTSPDELDYQELVFFLVIQRKPLFYIINIIVPCVLFSSLGLLVYFLPAKAGGQKCTMSIAILLAQTVFLFLIAKKVPETSKAVPLIGKYLMFVMVVTTIVVMNAVVVLNVSLRTPNTHSMSNKVRKVLLNILPRLLRMHMQPLDPKDDRCSRGENGSPFARRRRSSVGLIAKADEYMHRTARSELMFTRLKERDGLMATALQKIQNGLEEGTEQEIGASLAKASADVQQCVAACKHITESARQQSDFQNENEEWFLAARVIDRVCFFAMAMLFIFGTIGIFLMGHFNRAPLTPFPGDPKKYLPE; this is translated from the exons ATGGTCACACAAAGCATTAGTCTGGATCGTTCAGAGATGTGCTCTCCAGCCTCTTCCGCACTTCTCTGGGCCgttatcctcctcttcctcacag GGGCATTGGGTGCCAATCTGGAGGGGGCTCTGTACAGGGACCTGATGAAGGGTTACAGCAGGAACATCAGACCAGCAGAAAAGTATGGCGACATCACAGAGGTCAAACTCAAGATGACGCTCACCAATCTCATCTCTTTG AATGAAAAAGAGGAGGCACTCACAACAAGTGTCTGGATGGAGATG CAATGGTGTGACTACCGTTTGAGGTGGGATGACAAGCCCCAGTATAAGGTGTATAATAATATCACACGCATGCGCATCCCCTCCAAACACATCTGGCTACCAGACGTCGGCCTTGAGAACAA TATTGATGGCCAGTTTGAGGTGGCACTGTACGTCAACGCCCTGATCGACCCAGATGGCTGTGTCACCTGGATACCCCCTGCCATCTACCAGAGCTCCTGCCCCATCCTGGTCCACTACTTCCCTTTTGACTGGCAAAACTGCACCATGGTGTTCAG gtcccagacATACAGTGCAAACGAGATCAATCTGGTCCTCATGTTTGAAGACAACATCACAATGGCATGGGTTGAAATTGACCCTCAGGCATTCACAG AGAATGGCGAGTGGGTGATAAAACACAGACCGGCGAAGAAGATTGTGAACGAGCGCACCAGCCCAGACGAGCTGGACTACCAGGAGCTGGTCTTCTTCCTGGTCATCCAGAGGAAGCCGCTCTTCTATATCATCAACATCATCGTGCCCTGTGTGCTCTTCTCCTCCCTGGGCCTGCTCGTCTACTTCCTGCCAGCCAAAG CTGGAGGTCAGAAGTGTACCATGTCCATCGCCATCCTCCTGGCACAGACTGTGTTCCTCTTCCTAATCGCCAAGAAAGTTCCGGAAACGTCCAAAGCAGTGCCTCTCATCGGAAA GTACTTGATGTTTGTGATGGTGGTCACAACTATTGTGGTGATGAATGCAGTGGTGGTGCTCAATGTCTCCCTGaggacccccaacacacacagcatgagtaATAAAGTCAGAAAG GTACTTCTGAACATCCTGCCTCGACTGTTGAGGATGCACATGCAGCCGTTGGACCCCAAAGATGACCGCTGCAGCAGAGGAGAGAACGGCTCTCCGTTTGCGCGGCGCCGCCGAAGCTCGGTGGGTCTGATAGCCAAGGCGGACGAGTACATGCACAGGACGGCACGATCCGAGCTCATGTTCACCAggctgaaggagagagatggcctGATGGCTACTGCACTGCAGAAGAtcc AGAATGGTCTGGAGGAGGGGACAGAGCAGGAGATTGGGGCAAGCTTGGCCAAGGCCTCGGCAGATGTCCAGCAGTGTGTGGCAGCCTGCAAACACATCACAGAGAGCGCTAGGCAACAGAGCGACTTCCAGAAC GAGAATGAGGAGTGGTTTCTGGCCGCTCGAGTGATTGACAGGGTGTGCTTCTTCGCCATGGCGATGCTCTTCATTTTTGGCACGATCGGCATCTTCCTGATGGGTCACTTTAATCGCGCTCCCTTAACCCCTTTTCCCGGAGACCCCAAGAAGTACCTGCCCGAGTAG